A portion of the Daphnia magna isolate NIES linkage group LG4, ASM2063170v1.1, whole genome shotgun sequence genome contains these proteins:
- the LOC116920010 gene encoding hatching enzyme 1.2, with protein MLRKVLIVVLCLWLESVKAKPILTTNGEYDDQMEDFDIGEPLTEEELNTPISIKTNENEPEEFIEWNRQHPDLFGGDIMLTDRKNALMSYRARWPNAQIPYVLSANYTQRQREIIARAISAYHNNTCIRFVPRTTERNYIRIKKTGDGCWSFVGRIGRRQTVSLDDKCILYSRPGLVMHELMHVLGFYHEHQRPDRDKYVSINLDNVEPKNKVYFQKMRTSHFNFLGHSYDYGSVMHYSSDAFAKDLRIPVITPLEEGTPNLGNRKAFSELDLEKLNKLYCKSPI; from the exons ATGTTACGTAAGGTTCTTATAGTGGTACTATGTTTGTGGCTTGAATCTGTTAAAGCAAAGCCTATCTTGACAACAAATGGTGAATACGACGATCAG ATGGAAGATTTTGATATTGGAGAACCACTGACTGAAGAAGAATTAAATACCCCTATTTCCATAAAAACGAATG aaaACGAGCCTGAAGAGTTTATTGAATGGAATAGGCAACACCCGGACCTTTTTGGTGGTGATATCATGCTAACGGATCGCAAAAATGCTCTCATGAGTTACAGAGCGCGTTGGCCAAACGCCCAAATTCCTTACGTTCTTTCGGCAAACTACA CACAGAGACAGCGGGAAATCATCGCTAGAGCAATCAGTGCTTACCACAATAATACGTGCATTCGTTTTGTCCCACGAACAACTGAAAGGAATTATATCAGGATAAAGAAAACAGGAGATGG tTGTTGGAGTTTTGTAGGCAGGATCGGCCGGAGACAAACCGTAAGCCTAGACGATAAATGCATCTTATATTCTAGACCTGGACTTGTCATGCATGAATTGATGCACGTACTTGGGTTCTACCACGAACATCAGCGTCCAGATCGTGACAAATACGTGTCAATCAACTTGGATAACGTTGAACCCa AGAACAAGGTTTATTTCCAAAAGATGAGGACATCGCACTTCAATTTCCTTGGACACTCTTATGACTATG GTTCTGTGATGCATTATTCATCGGATGCGTTTGCCAAAGATCTCAGAATTCCAGTCATAACACCGCTGGAAGAAGGAACGCCTAATTTAGGAAACCGTAAAGCATTTAGCGAg cTGGATCTCGAGAAACTAAACAAACTGTACTGCAAATCACCTATTTAA
- the LOC116919989 gene encoding uncharacterized protein LOC116919989 isoform X2, protein MSDSEDEDRRPVTTSSIRLSEDEIIKSLLSTSSVSLKTLIPSSSIKSENALKVAVWILTSHAKKRTPIHILQRIKWLTAIVQYGIIDSLNGLEKLFNPFIQLTFITQYQASICHLLYMIATPSFHKFQVERIMKNADIIGLMKPLVGLLGRMKSLRPDLVPQAIPYQSNAVSFPKAPATIRNGLYDLAEHMRQQHESPNQFTFTIESEEQRTNKKMRMDIIPRVQHISLKSSFEVDFREMVIPEQFKTFKDLVGKMTVVQLPNHVGSLLSKREYHYVLYTNLTPRLEALLSQWLYLTLYHEFIERNQIACLDEKKLLLQRVIEFQESTGRKLMVVYDFLSEYLRVWDGVQYRDHIFQLVSALPILPYSDLYENFLRVLEDMFRWSPTSFKLEMIDSCRKLIHNLLVEKFGPSDRLQELFHSSNTTSTPKEKSELVEGIYIISEVIRFTVRLYNTALTSSTDIAVLLSSLNFHLWLVEVESQFHLPFRTLCQPITVYAALFSQVPAAISLLCMLFCKFKENALRYLLTMSTIPELKDFHKASLDDASMLNRYIIDMSNCLIYQKAFVPAPDSLLSRLPRRNVRKLLELGALKEAFDLKRHPAFMGIARQWIKSKPNYSAERSLNVFEEMDADPDGYLRFLFGYVPAIRNYLQEFHRD, encoded by the exons ATGTCTGATAGTGAAGACGAAGACCGTAGACCAGTTACCACAAGTAGCATAAGGCTGAGTGAAGATGAAATTATAAAGAGCT TACTATCCACATCATCGGTCAGCCTAAAAACCTTAATACCCAGCAGTTCTATAAAATCTGAGAATGCCTTAAAAGTAGCAGTCTGGATTCTTACTAGTCATGCAAAGAAAAGGACACCTATACACATATTACAGAGGATTAAGTGGTTGACAGCCATTGTTCAGTATGGCATAATTGATTCACTAAATGGTCTTGAAAAGCTGTTCAACCCCTTCATACAATTGACTTTCATCACTCAATAT cAAGCTTCTATTTGCCACCTACTCTACATGATTGCAACCCCAAGTTTCCACAAGTTCCAAGTGGAACGGATCATGAAGAATGCTGATATTATTGGATTAATGAAACCTCTAG TTGGTCTTTTGGGGCGTATGAAATCTCTTCGCCCTGACTTGGTTCCCCAAGCTATCCCTTATCAGAGCAATGCTGTCTCTTTCCCTAAAGCGCCAGCCACAATCCGTAATGGCCTCTATGATCTCGCGGAGCATATGAGGCAACAACATGAATCGCCCAATCAGTTTACTTTCACAATCGAAAGTGAAGAGCAAAGG acaaacaaaaagatgagGATGGATATCATTCCACGAGTCCAGCACATCAGCTTAAAATCCTCGTTCGAAGTTGATTTCCGGGAAATGGTGATCCCAGAACAATTTAAGAC GTTCAAAGACTTGGTGGGCAAAATGACTGTAGTTCAATTGCCCAACCATGTGGGTTCATTATTGAGCAAGAGAGAGTACCATTACGTATTATACACGAATTTGACTCCACGTTTGGAAGCGCTTCTATCTCAGTGGCTATATCTGACACTGTATCATG AGTTTATTGAAAGAAATCAGATTGCTTGCCTGGATGAGAAAAAATTACTGCTACAAAGAGTCATAGAATTCCAGGAATCAACAGGCCGAAAGCTCATG gttgtttACGATTTTCTTTCGGAATATCTTCGCGTATGGGATGGAGTCCAATACCGTGACCACATTTTTCAGCTTGTCTCTGCCCTTCCCATTCTACCCTACTCGG ATCTCTATGAAAATTTCTTGCGAGTATTAGAAGACATGTTTCGTTGGAGCCCGACTTCCTTCAAACTAGAAATGATTGATTCTTGCCGGAAGCTAATTCATAATTTG CTGGTAGAAAAGTTTGGGCCTTCCGATCGTCTCCAAGAGTTATTCCATAGCTCAAATACGACTTCAACTCCAA AAGAAAAGTCTGAACTAGTTGAAGGGATCTACATCATTAGCGAAGTCATTCGCTTCACCGTTCGCCTTTACAATACAGCCCTTACGTCCTCCACCGACATTGCAGTTCTTCTGAGTTCTCTTAATTTCCATTTGTGG CTAGTTGAGGTTGAGTCGCAGTTTCATTTGCCATTCCGAACGCTGTGTCAACCCATCACCGTTTATGCTGCTTTATTTTCACAAGTTCCAGCGGCCATATCTCTCTTGTGTATGCTGTTTTGCAA GTTCAAAGAAAATGCTTTACGATATCTTTTGACCATGTCCACCATTCCAGAGCTCAAAGATTTCCATAAAGCCTCGTTGGATGACGCTTCCATGTTGAATCGTTATATTATCGATATGTCAAACTGTTTGATTTACCAAAAA GCCTTTGTGCCTGCTCCGGATTCGTTGTTATCTCGATTGCCTCGAAGAAATGTCCGAAAATTACTGGAATTGGGTGCCCTTAAAGAAGCCTTTGACTTGAAAAGACACCCCGCTTTTATGG GAATTGCTCGCCAATGGATCAAATCGAAACCGAATTATTCTGCTGAAAGGTCTCTCAATGTCTTTGAAGAAATGGATGCCGATCCG GACGGTTATTTACGATTTTTATTTGGTTATGTACCTGCCATACGGAATTATCTACAAGAGTTTCATCGCGAttaa
- the LOC116919989 gene encoding uncharacterized protein LOC116919989 isoform X1 — MSDSEDEDRRPVTTSSIRLSEDEIIKSLLSTSSVSLKTLIPSSSIKSENALKVAVWILTSHAKKRTPIHILQRIKWLTAIVQYGIIDSLNGLEKLFNPFIQLTFITQYQASICHLLYMIATPSFHKFQVERIMKNADIIGLMKPLVGLLGRMKSLRPDLVPQAIPYQSNAVSFPKAPATIRNGLYDLAEHMRQQHESPNQFTFTIESEEQRTNKKMRMDIIPRVQHISLKSSFEVDFREMVIPEQFKTFKDLVGKMTVVQLPNHVGSLLSKREYHYVLYTNLTPRLEALLSQWLYLTLYHVMSEFIERNQIACLDEKKLLLQRVIEFQESTGRKLMVVYDFLSEYLRVWDGVQYRDHIFQLVSALPILPYSDLYENFLRVLEDMFRWSPTSFKLEMIDSCRKLIHNLLVEKFGPSDRLQELFHSSNTTSTPKEKSELVEGIYIISEVIRFTVRLYNTALTSSTDIAVLLSSLNFHLWLVEVESQFHLPFRTLCQPITVYAALFSQVPAAISLLCMLFCKFKENALRYLLTMSTIPELKDFHKASLDDASMLNRYIIDMSNCLIYQKAFVPAPDSLLSRLPRRNVRKLLELGALKEAFDLKRHPAFMGIARQWIKSKPNYSAERSLNVFEEMDADPDGYLRFLFGYVPAIRNYLQEFHRD; from the exons ATGTCTGATAGTGAAGACGAAGACCGTAGACCAGTTACCACAAGTAGCATAAGGCTGAGTGAAGATGAAATTATAAAGAGCT TACTATCCACATCATCGGTCAGCCTAAAAACCTTAATACCCAGCAGTTCTATAAAATCTGAGAATGCCTTAAAAGTAGCAGTCTGGATTCTTACTAGTCATGCAAAGAAAAGGACACCTATACACATATTACAGAGGATTAAGTGGTTGACAGCCATTGTTCAGTATGGCATAATTGATTCACTAAATGGTCTTGAAAAGCTGTTCAACCCCTTCATACAATTGACTTTCATCACTCAATAT cAAGCTTCTATTTGCCACCTACTCTACATGATTGCAACCCCAAGTTTCCACAAGTTCCAAGTGGAACGGATCATGAAGAATGCTGATATTATTGGATTAATGAAACCTCTAG TTGGTCTTTTGGGGCGTATGAAATCTCTTCGCCCTGACTTGGTTCCCCAAGCTATCCCTTATCAGAGCAATGCTGTCTCTTTCCCTAAAGCGCCAGCCACAATCCGTAATGGCCTCTATGATCTCGCGGAGCATATGAGGCAACAACATGAATCGCCCAATCAGTTTACTTTCACAATCGAAAGTGAAGAGCAAAGG acaaacaaaaagatgagGATGGATATCATTCCACGAGTCCAGCACATCAGCTTAAAATCCTCGTTCGAAGTTGATTTCCGGGAAATGGTGATCCCAGAACAATTTAAGAC GTTCAAAGACTTGGTGGGCAAAATGACTGTAGTTCAATTGCCCAACCATGTGGGTTCATTATTGAGCAAGAGAGAGTACCATTACGTATTATACACGAATTTGACTCCACGTTTGGAAGCGCTTCTATCTCAGTGGCTATATCTGACACTGTATCATG TTATGTCAGAGTTTATTGAAAGAAATCAGATTGCTTGCCTGGATGAGAAAAAATTACTGCTACAAAGAGTCATAGAATTCCAGGAATCAACAGGCCGAAAGCTCATG gttgtttACGATTTTCTTTCGGAATATCTTCGCGTATGGGATGGAGTCCAATACCGTGACCACATTTTTCAGCTTGTCTCTGCCCTTCCCATTCTACCCTACTCGG ATCTCTATGAAAATTTCTTGCGAGTATTAGAAGACATGTTTCGTTGGAGCCCGACTTCCTTCAAACTAGAAATGATTGATTCTTGCCGGAAGCTAATTCATAATTTG CTGGTAGAAAAGTTTGGGCCTTCCGATCGTCTCCAAGAGTTATTCCATAGCTCAAATACGACTTCAACTCCAA AAGAAAAGTCTGAACTAGTTGAAGGGATCTACATCATTAGCGAAGTCATTCGCTTCACCGTTCGCCTTTACAATACAGCCCTTACGTCCTCCACCGACATTGCAGTTCTTCTGAGTTCTCTTAATTTCCATTTGTGG CTAGTTGAGGTTGAGTCGCAGTTTCATTTGCCATTCCGAACGCTGTGTCAACCCATCACCGTTTATGCTGCTTTATTTTCACAAGTTCCAGCGGCCATATCTCTCTTGTGTATGCTGTTTTGCAA GTTCAAAGAAAATGCTTTACGATATCTTTTGACCATGTCCACCATTCCAGAGCTCAAAGATTTCCATAAAGCCTCGTTGGATGACGCTTCCATGTTGAATCGTTATATTATCGATATGTCAAACTGTTTGATTTACCAAAAA GCCTTTGTGCCTGCTCCGGATTCGTTGTTATCTCGATTGCCTCGAAGAAATGTCCGAAAATTACTGGAATTGGGTGCCCTTAAAGAAGCCTTTGACTTGAAAAGACACCCCGCTTTTATGG GAATTGCTCGCCAATGGATCAAATCGAAACCGAATTATTCTGCTGAAAGGTCTCTCAATGTCTTTGAAGAAATGGATGCCGATCCG GACGGTTATTTACGATTTTTATTTGGTTATGTACCTGCCATACGGAATTATCTACAAGAGTTTCATCGCGAttaa
- the LOC116919999 gene encoding ervatamin-B has product MKLYLAIVLVIVAVAVASKEEEDLWKSYKKKFNKNHSSKEDVNRKRNFIKRQKVIEAHNRDNKEWEMGHNKFSDMTEEETNVLRGTKMVKRRVKSASEPIYPVNERALPTYIDYRSNRCLQPVEDQGECGSCWAFAAITALEFNHCKKTGARGPLSEQMLVDCDTYNFGCNGGDFTQAWQYLENYGGAVNGTSYPYVSGTTQTNGTCKSGSNAVAARVGYYNWVIPYPNATLIMSYLQMEGPLPSAIKVLDSFFYYTSGVYSDPACIVSDEYDVNHAVVIVGYGTVPSTTTSPAIPYWIVRNSWSTGWGNGGYFFIRRGVNMCNIESWTAFVRAA; this is encoded by the exons ATGAAATtgtatttagctattgttctTGTGATTGTGGCTGTAGCAGTAGCTAGCAAGGAGGAAGAAGATTTGTGGAAATCCTACAAG aaaaaattcaataaaaatcattcGTCGAAGGAGGATGTCAACAGAAAACGGAATTTTATTAAAAGACAGAAAGTTATTGAAGCTCACAACCGTGACAACAAAGAATGGGAAATGGGACACAACAAATTCTCTGATATG ACGGAAGAAGAAACCAATGTTCTTCGAGGAACCAAAATGGTGAAACGTCGTGTAAAATCGGCGAGTGAGCCTATCTACCCTGTTAATGAACGTGCCCTTCCAACATAT ATTGATTACCGAAGCAATAGATGCCTCCAACCTGTGGAAGATCAAG GTGAGTGTGGAAGTTGTTGGGCTTTTGCAGCCATCACGGCTCTCGAATTTAACCATTGCAAGAAAACCGGCGCCCGTGGTCCACTAAG CGAGCAAATGTTGGTCGACTGTGACACCTACAACTTTGGCTGTAACGGTGGAGATTTCACGCAAGCTTGGCAATATCTCGAGAATTACGGCGGAGCCGTGAATGGCACATCGTACCCATACGTTTCGGGAACTACCCAAACA AATGGCACATGCAAATCAGGAAGCAATGCTGTTGCCGCTCGAGTAGGATATTACAATTGGGTAATACCTTACCCCAATGCCACCCTTATCATGAGCTACCTGCAAATGGAAGGACCTCTTCCAAGTGCCATTAAAGTTCTCGACTCCTTTTTTTACTACAC ATCGGGAGTCTACAGTGATCCTGCGTGCATTGTTTCTGATGAATATGACGTCAATCACGCCGTAGTTATTGTCGGTTATGGTACCGTACCGTCCACGACCACCTCGCCTGCTATTCCTTACTGGATTGTTCGCAATTCCTGGAGTACTGGTTGGGGTAATGGAGGTTATTTTTTCATCAGGCGAGGAGTCAACATGTGCAACATTGAGTCTTGGACTGCTTTCGTCAGAGCTGCTTAA
- the LOC116919998 gene encoding procathepsin L — protein sequence MKLYLVLILVVLAVAVANKDKEDENLWKSYKQKFGKKHSPEKEARRKQNFIQRQRAIEKHNRENKEWKMGINRFTDMPEEKKKAFRGAKMFKNRVRSAEAGTVYPVLDRSLPTMIDYRRHRCMSPLKVDQGECGSCWTYAAILPIEFNSCRKTGTRVSLSEQMLVDCDPYNNGCNGGDYTEAWRFIKEKGGAMRSSAYPYVSATTLTNGTCKFRSTSVAAKVSSYDWTMPYPNETVSMAHLQRDGPLATSMKVPDSFFDYASGVYSDPACIVADENDVDHAVVIVGYGTTKATKALPATRHWIVRNSWGSGWGMGGYFLIKRGVNMCNIESWTAYVRVV from the exons atgaaactCTATTTGGTACTTATACTTGTGGTCTTAGCCGTGGCCGTTGCAAACAAAGATAAAGAAGACGAGAACCTATGGAAATCTTACAAG cAAAAGTTTGGTAAAAAACATTCACCCGAGAAAGAAGCTAGGAGGAAGCAGAATTTCATTCAAAGACAGCGGGCAATTGAGAAACACAACCGCGAGAACAAGGAATGGAAAATGGGAATTAATAGGTTTACCGACATG ccggaagaaaaaaagaaggcattCCGCGGAGCTAAAATGTTCAAAAATCGTGTAAGGTCTGCTGAAGCCGGAACCGTCTATCCTGTTCTTGATCGTTCACTTCCAACTATG ATTGATTACAGGAGGCATAGATGCATGTCGCCGTTAAAAGTGGACCAAG GTGAATGCGGTAGTTGCTGGACTTACGCAGCCATCTTGCCGATAGAGTTCAACAGTTGCAGGAAAACAGGCACTCGAGTTTCGTTGAG TGAACAAATGTTGGTCGACTGCGATCCTTACAATAACGGTTGTAACGGTGGAGATTACACCGAAGCTTGGCGATTTATCAAGGAGAAAGGCGGAGCTATGCGTTCTTCAGCTTATCCATACGTCTCTGCAACTACTCTTAcg AACGGCACCTGTAAATTTAGAAGTACTTCAGTGGCCGCCAAAGTTTCGTCTTATGACTGGACAATGCCCTACCCAAACGAAACTGTTTCTATGGCGCACCTGCAAAGGGACGGACCTCTGGCGACTTCCATGAAAGTTCCAGATTCCTTTTTTGACTACGC ATCGGGAGTCTACAGCGATCCTGCATGCATTGTTGCTGATGAAAATGATGTCGATCACGCCGTTGTTATCGTGGGTTACGGTACTACCAAAGCCACAAAAGCTTTACCTGCCACTCGTCACTGGATCGTTCGTAATTCTTGGGGCTCCGGGTGGGGTATGGGGGGTTATTTCTTAATAAAGCGGGGCGTTAACATGTGTAACATTGAATCATGGACAGCTTACGTCAGAGTTGTCTAA